GGGAGGACTGAGATGCCGCCGAACGCGCAGGGCGCGCCCTGGGTGCGGACCCGGCTGCGGGCCATGCCCGTGTCCACCGTGGCCTTCGGTGTGCTGGTGCTGGTCACGGCGTTCCTCGCGGCCGTCCTGCCCCGGGCCGTGGAGGCCTACGAGACGGACGGGCTGCGCGAGGCCGTCGCGACGGCCGCCCCCGAGTCGACGGTGCTGGAGCTGAAGGCGGCGCAGCCCGGTCTCGAACGGCCGGAGGAGGCCCGGGCCGACGAGGTCCGGCCGGAGGCACTCGCGGCGGTCGACGACCGGGCGCGGGCGCTGCTGCCCGAGCCGCTGCGGGTGGACCCGGCCGAGTCGGCGTACGGGGTGCGGACCGGGAAGAGCCTGCAGGCACTGGACGCGTGGCTGCCCCGGCCCGACGGGCTGCTGCCCCGCTTCACCCTGCTCGCCCAGTCGGGAGCGGCCGGCCACGCCACCGTGCGGGAGGGCCGGCTGCCCACCGCCGACGGCTCGGTCACCGTGGACAACCGGACGCTGGAAGGTGCCGTGACCACCGAGACGGCCCGCACGCTGCGGCTGCGGACCGGCTCCACGCTCACGCTGGGCGGCTTCGCGAACGGACCGCTGACGGTCCGTGTCACCGGCGTCCTCCAGCCCCGGCATCCGGAGCGGAGTTACTGGTCCGCGGAACCGGTCCTGCGTACACCGACCATGGCGAGCAACGGCGGCCGGCCGCCGCAGTACTACTGGGAGGCGGGCGTCCTGCTCGCGCCCGGAGCCGCCCCGGCCCTGCTCGGCGGTCAGGGAGAGCCGGAGCGGTACTGGCGGTTCGCCCCCGCGACCGGGCGGCTCACCGGGGCGGACACCTCGGCGCTCGTCGAGACGGTCGCGTCCCTGGAGGACGGGCCCGGGCTGGTGCGGATGCGCGGGGCCGCCGGTCCGACGGCGCAGCTGTCCACCGGCCTGGAGCAGGTCGTCGCCTCCTATGGGCAGACGCGTGACGCGATCACGCCCGTGGTCGCCGTCGCGGTCTTCGGGATCACCGCGATCGCCTTCGTCGTCCTGGTCATGAGTGGTGGCCTGGCCGCCGCCCGCCGCGACGGCGAACTCGCCCTGCTGCGGGCCCGGGGTGGTTCCCTGCACGGCATCGCCGGGCGGCTGCTGGCCGAGAACGCCGTGCCGGCGCTGCCCGCCGCGGCCTGCGGTCTGCTGCTCGCCTTGCTCGTCGTGGACGAGGCCCGGCTGCTGCCCGCCGTGCTCGGGGCGGGTGCCGTGGCGCTGCTCGCCTGTGCCGCGCTGCCGGTGCGCGCCGCCGCGGCACATCGCAGACCGCGGGCGTACCGGCAGCGCGACGACCTCGCCCACGCCAGGCCCGGCGGGCGCCGCACGGTCGCTGAACTGACCGTGCTGGTGCTGGCCGGCGGCTCGGTGCTGACGCTGCGCCGCCGCGGCACGGACGGAGCGGGCGATCTGCTGGTGAGCGCCGCCCCGGTCCTCGTCGGGCTGGTCGCCGCGCTGGTCCTCGTCCGGCTGTATCCGCTGCCGCTGCGGTGGGCCGCCGGACCGGCCGGGCGGCTGCGCGGCGCGGTCGGGTTCCTCTCGCTGGCCCGCGCGGGCCGCTCACCGGCGGCAGTCGCCACGCTGCCGCTGCTCGCCCTGCTGACGGCCCTGACCACGGCCGCGTTCGGGGGGTCCGTGCTGACGGGCGTGGCGGACGCCCGGGACCGGGCCGCGCTGCTGGAGACGGGCGCGGACGCGCGGATCGCCACCGCCGACGGCACCCCGCTCCCGGCGGGACTGGCGCGGACCGTACGGGATGTGGCAGGCGTACGGCAGGTCACGGCCGTGGGCATCGGGTACGCCTCGGAGCGCGCGCAGGACGAGACGCGGTCGCTGACCGTGGCCGGCGTCGAGCCGGACGCGTACGCGGAACTGGCCGGGCGGACGGGACTCGGGGGCTTCGCGGCCGACCGGCTGCGGATCCGGGGCGGGGTGCTGGACGCGGTCGCCTCCCCCGCGGTCGCAAAGCGGCTCGGGCGGGCTCCGCGCCGGATCGTGACGGAGGGCGGACCGGTCACGGTGCGGATCACCGCCGTGCGCCCCCGCACCCCGGCCGTCCCCGAGGGCGAGTTCCTCCTTCTCGACGCGGCGGGCCTGAAGGGCTCCGGCGACCCCACGGTCCTGCTGGCGGCCGGTGCCGGGCTCGACGCCAAGGCGCTGCGGGCGGCGGTGCGCGGCGCCGGGCCGCACCTCTCCGTGACCCTGCGGAGCGAGGAACGCGCGGCGCTGTCCGACTCCCCGTTGCAGGCGGGCGCCGAACGGATCTACGTCTGGGCCGTCGCCGCGGGCGCGGGGTACGCCGTACTCGCCCTGGTGCTCGGCCTGCTGCGGTCCGCGCCGGAACGAGCCGCGCTGCTGGCCCGGCTGCGCACCCTCGGCATGACGGCCCGCCGGGGGCGGCGCCTGCTCGGCCTGGAGTCCCTGCCCCAGACGCTGCTCGCGGCCGGTGGGGGCATGGCCGCCGGCTGGGCGACGGTACGACTGCTCGCCCCCGGCATCGACCTGGACCGGCTCGCCCTGGCCGGCACATCCGGTGTCTCGGCGCCGGCTGCCGTGCTGCGGGCCGACGTGTGGTCGCTGGCCCTGCCGGCCGTGGGCGCGGTGCTGCTGGCGGGGGCGGTGGCCGTCGCGCAGGCCTGGTGGGCGGGGCGCCGGACACCGATCACTCACCTCAGGGCAGGAGACATGCGATGAGCGGTACGACGGAGTCGCTCGAGGAGCTGGAGCGGCGGGTGGCGCACCACCGCGACCGGCCCGCGTACGGGCACGACGCCCTGATCGCCTGCGACCGGCTGGTGCGGATCTTCGCCAGGCGCGGTGCCGGGGACGCCGCCGTCGAGGTGCAGGCGCTCCAGGGACTCGATCTCCTGGTGCGGGAGGGTGAGTTGATGGCCCTGGTGGGGGCGTCCGGCAGCGGCAAGTCGACGTTGATGAACATCCTCGCGGGCCTGGACGTCCCCACCGCGGGGGCCGCGAAAGTCGCGGGGCGCGATCTGCTGACGATGGACGCGAAGGCGCGGTTGCGGTACCGGCGTGAGGTGGTCGGCTTCGTCTGGCAGCAGACGGCACGCAATCTGCTGCCGTATCTGACGGCGGTGCAGAACGTCGCCCTGCCGATGCAGCTGGCGGGCGGCTCCCGGCGGAAACGGGCCGGACGGGCGGACGACCTGCTGTCCCTGCTCGGTGTCGCCGACTGCCGGGACCGGCGCCCGCAAGCGATGTCCGGCGGCCAGCAGCAGCGCGTCGCGATCGCCGTCGCCCTC
This is a stretch of genomic DNA from Streptomyces hawaiiensis. It encodes these proteins:
- a CDS encoding ABC transporter ATP-binding protein — encoded protein: MSGTTESLEELERRVAHHRDRPAYGHDALIACDRLVRIFARRGAGDAAVEVQALQGLDLLVREGELMALVGASGSGKSTLMNILAGLDVPTAGAAKVAGRDLLTMDAKARLRYRREVVGFVWQQTARNLLPYLTAVQNVALPMQLAGGSRRKRAGRADDLLSLLGVADCRDRRPQAMSGGQQQRVAIAVALANAPAVLLADEPTGELDSATGQQVFAAFRRANEELGTTIVIVTHDQAVAGEVRRTVAIRDGRTSTEVLRRTEVDEAGRESVVAREYAMLDRAGRLQLPAEYTAALGMADRVLLELEEDHIQVWPDENGNGTG
- a CDS encoding ABC transporter permease, which encodes MPPNAQGAPWVRTRLRAMPVSTVAFGVLVLVTAFLAAVLPRAVEAYETDGLREAVATAAPESTVLELKAAQPGLERPEEARADEVRPEALAAVDDRARALLPEPLRVDPAESAYGVRTGKSLQALDAWLPRPDGLLPRFTLLAQSGAAGHATVREGRLPTADGSVTVDNRTLEGAVTTETARTLRLRTGSTLTLGGFANGPLTVRVTGVLQPRHPERSYWSAEPVLRTPTMASNGGRPPQYYWEAGVLLAPGAAPALLGGQGEPERYWRFAPATGRLTGADTSALVETVASLEDGPGLVRMRGAAGPTAQLSTGLEQVVASYGQTRDAITPVVAVAVFGITAIAFVVLVMSGGLAAARRDGELALLRARGGSLHGIAGRLLAENAVPALPAAACGLLLALLVVDEARLLPAVLGAGAVALLACAALPVRAAAAHRRPRAYRQRDDLAHARPGGRRTVAELTVLVLAGGSVLTLRRRGTDGAGDLLVSAAPVLVGLVAALVLVRLYPLPLRWAAGPAGRLRGAVGFLSLARAGRSPAAVATLPLLALLTALTTAAFGGSVLTGVADARDRAALLETGADARIATADGTPLPAGLARTVRDVAGVRQVTAVGIGYASERAQDETRSLTVAGVEPDAYAELAGRTGLGGFAADRLRIRGGVLDAVASPAVAKRLGRAPRRIVTEGGPVTVRITAVRPRTPAVPEGEFLLLDAAGLKGSGDPTVLLAAGAGLDAKALRAAVRGAGPHLSVTLRSEERAALSDSPLQAGAERIYVWAVAAGAGYAVLALVLGLLRSAPERAALLARLRTLGMTARRGRRLLGLESLPQTLLAAGGGMAAGWATVRLLAPGIDLDRLALAGTSGVSAPAAVLRADVWSLALPAVGAVLLAGAVAVAQAWWAGRRTPITHLRAGDMR